Proteins found in one Salvelinus alpinus chromosome 11, SLU_Salpinus.1, whole genome shotgun sequence genomic segment:
- the LOC139534637 gene encoding somatostatin receptor type 1-like: MDNMAANGTSNYPAYPTDFPYNSSLDYEDYDQEPDTSKIIIPSIYALVCCVGLTGNTMVIYVILKYAKMKTATNIYILNLAIADELFMLSVPFLATSAAVRHWPFGSLMCRLVLSVDGINMFTSIFCLTVLSVDRYVAVVHPIKAARYRRPTVAKVVNVCVWGLSLLVILPIIIFADTVPAQDGGVDCNFLWPEAAWSEAFVVYTFLLGFLLPVGAICLCYCLMVARMRAVGLKAGWLQRRRSEKKITRMVVCVVAVFVLCWMPFYIVQLVSVFHHPPNPMVTQLFVILSYANSGANPILYGFVSDNFRRSFQRIVCFRWLESGLDCEQVDYRAVALKRQATNGQKDFPKECLASDMVFRNGTYTSRTTTL; the protein is encoded by the coding sequence ATGGACAACATGGCCGCCAATGGGACTAGCAACTACCCAGCATACCCCACCGACTTCCCCTACAACTCCAGCCTAGACTATGAGGACTACGACCAGGAACCTGACACCAGCAAGATCATCATCCCCTCCATCTACGCCCTGGTCTGCTGCGTGGGTCTAACAGGCAACACCATGGTTATCTATGTTATCCTTAAGTACGCTAAGATGAAAACCGCCACCAATATTTATATATTGAATCTGGCAATTGCAGATGAACTGTTTATGTTGAGTGTGCCGTTTCTGGCGACATCGGCGGCTGTACGTCATTGGCCATTTGGCTCGCTCATGTGCCGTCTGGTGTTGAGCGTGGACGGCATCAACATGTTTACGTCCATCTTCTGTCTGACGGTGTTGAGCGTGGATCGATACGTGGCCGTGGTTCACCCTATCAAAGCTGCCCGCTACCGCCGACCGACTGTTGCCAAAGTAGTCAACGTCTGCGTGTGGGGCCTCTCGCTCCTCGTCATCCTCCCCATTATAATTTTCGCTGACACGGTCCCGGCGCAGGACGGCGGCGTGGACTGCAACTTTCTGTGGCCCGAGGCAGCGTGGTCGGAGGCATTCGTGGTCTACACCTTCCTGCTCGGCTTCCTGCTTCCTGTGGGCGCAATCTGCCTCTGCTACTGCCTGATGGTGGCACGCATGCGGGCGGTCGGGCTGAAAGCCGGTTGGCTGCAGCGGCGACGCTCTGAGAAAAAGATCACACggatggtggtgtgtgtggtggcGGTTTTTGTCCTCTGCTGGATGCCTTTCTACATCGTCCAGCTGGTCAGCGTGTTCCACCACCCTCCCAACCCCATGGTCACCCAGCTCTTCGTCATCCTAAGTTATGCCAACAGCGGCGCCAACCCAATCCTCTATGGCTTTGTGTCGGATAACTTCCGCCGGTCGTTCCAGAGGATTGTGTGTTTCCGTTGGTTGGAGTCTGGGCTGGACTGTGAACAGGTGGACTACCGTGCTGTAGCCCTGAAGAGACAGGCCACCAATGGACAAAAAGACTTCCCTAAAGAATGCCTGGCATCTGATATGGTGTTCCGGAATGGGACATATACCTCACGCACTACTACATTGTGA